The stretch of DNA catatacacaaaataaGTTATGATGCTCTGCCTATGTATCCTAAATAAGGATTGACATGACTAAGATTTGCACCACTCACCGATTGTGGAGAGCTCTGCAGCAAGAGAAAACTGTTTGAATTGGACAAACGCTGAGTTGGAGGGGCCAACCTTAAGCCAAAGTGTGGTGAAACAGAAGAGTGATCATATGATTTCACCATGGATGCCTCAGAAGTTTCTGCTTCTGGCACATCCAATAATGGGCTAGAATCAGTAGAACTTAACCGTGCAGCTGCTCTTTGTTCCCCAGAGTGATCAACTTTGTGAAGAAGCTCAAGCATATTTTGTCTGCCATGGTCAAAATTAGTGAGAGCTTTCATCAGATACATGACACCAGGTGAAATGAACTTAGCTCTGTAATTAATCAGAGCCACAAAAAGAGAGGAGAATAGAGGTAAATACAATCTTAGAGCCAAATAGATGACATGACAGGATGGTGTTTACCTTGTCTGACAAGTTAGATTTGAACTGTGAATACCGACAGATTCATGAAAGGGGGCAGATACATTAGCTCCTCTATTTTCCCTACAAGATTCACGATCTGCTGCTTCTAGGTTCCTTTGGGTATCAGGTAAATGCTCCTATAAAAGAAGACCAAGAACCACAACTGATCAAATGTTCTAAGAGAcgatcataaaaattatattagaatGGAGAACCAATTATTCACCTTTCCCAAGTTTACAGCATTTTTAGAAACATCACCAACAAAGTTGAACTGTCCAAAATATCCTTGCTCATGACTGGTCAATCCTTGGGAGCCCTGTTGGCATAGGACTGTGAATATTACCATATCCTTGCCagtattttctatattttgaagCTCCACGATTAATAGATAAACCTAGgagaattagaaaatatatgaCTAACCTGGCCAGATGAATTTTGATTAGCCCTTGCTGCATGCTGAGAATCACTTTCATGTGTCCACATGTTCTCCCTGACTTCATCTTCTTTGACTATAAGCTGGGATCCATTGGGGTGATATACATCACTAGATTTCTCCCTTTGGTAGAAGTTCTGTTGTTCCTCGTATGTTTCACTTGCTGTTTCATAAGAGGTAGCTAAAACTTGAGTACGACTTGGGTGATGCTTGCCATCTCCCACGATCTCATTTCCCTTATTTTTCACAGAATTTGCTACATGTTTTAAGTAATTGAACTGATGATGCCGTGGAGCATGTTGACTGGTTGCTTGGTCAACCTTGGTTGTAACTGAATTAGAAAAGGCAGCAAAGTTTTTCAATTGAAGGTCCTTTTCAACCATTGTGATGGATGCACCAGATTTTGCCTGCTCCAATCCACCCACTGAATTTGTGATGGAACTTGCAAGATTACTCTTATCAGTAATCCACATGCAACCATCAGGACCCTTTTCCTCATACACACCTCCACGCATTTCAACCATGCAGGATTTGTTTACAGCATTCTCATTGTCACAAACATTTAGAACGGCATGTCTAGTGTCTATTTTGCTTCCCATTAGTTTATTGAAGGGTTGGTGACAGTTTTTAAACGGGGATACACTCTGTTCCTGTCCACTGCTCTGCGAATGCTCTAAGTTTTGGCTAGGCCATTCATTTCCCAGAGGTTGAATTGTATGTATCAGTTGGTCTCTGCCAAAAGGTTGATTTGGTTGAGACTGCTGCACAGATTCGTGAGAGGAATCAGAAAGCATCCCCTCTTTCTGTTTGATGGAGAACTGGGCACCTGATTGCTCAAACCCAGGGAAGCCAGAGATCATATTCGTATCACTGAATAGATGTTGAGGTTTACCACTCAGAGAGGATGCACTCTTCACATTGTTATCAACCGAACTAGTCTGTTGCTTTCCACTGTGCACAAGACTTGAGGGCTGGTTATCAGTTGACACTTCTGTGTTCTGGAAACTCAGGCCGCTCCACTCTTCTTGTAACCCAGTATCAGTGCTAGACGATTCTGCAACAGCAGACTGCATTAGAGCACTCCAGCTCCCACTCTGAATGGAGGGAAATGATCCTAAGTAATGTGCATGTTCCAATGTATTCTGCAAACCCCCTGAGCCCATGTCAGCAGTCCTGCCAAAAGAGGCAGTCCAACTGCTGTCATccatattgaataaaattttctGTTCCAGTGGATCTAGGGTAGTCACACCCTGAGACCGCTCAAATTTTTGTGTTGTGTCTCCTGTAAAGTGTTGGGGCCAACCAGCTTGCTCTTGCCTTCCATTTGATTTGCATGCTGGTGTATTCCTTAGTTGGGTATTCACCTGCTGGAAGTTCTCTGGTAGAGTTCCACTACTGAAACCTTGACTAGGAACTTCACCAGCCAAGTTTTGCCCATGAAAGATCTGTTTGGTTAGGAAAGCTCCATCTGGCTTGGAAAGCTGGTCTGAAGAAGCATTGCAGTTTTCAACCAAAAAGGAGCTACTGGAGTCTGATTTCTGCATCCTAGGTCTCTCCATCTGATTATGACTAGCCTTTGATACTACATCGATGGAATCATTAGAGAACCCTTGAAGATGACTCAAATTATTTCTTGCAATAGGAGTTCCATACAGAGACACTTCAAGCTGTCGGGGCAGCAGACTCAATGAATGTAGATCCTGGTTTTGTTCTTCAGAATAAAATCCATTTTGAAGTTCTTGGATGGCTGGTGATGCACCATGCTGCATGAGGCCCGTGTTACCCACTCTAAATGTCTGTGATGAATCATGAATAGGTGTTCCATTGATTGGGGGCAAAAATTGACCCCTGGAAGCCTGCTTATTTGTTGCAGATAGCTGGTGAAAATAGTTTTGCTGCCTCTGATCACCTAACTCCTGGAGTTGGTGCCTCTGAAGCTCTTGCAGCTGCTTCAGCATAATGTGCTGCTGTAGCATCTGCATGTCATTAAGCCTAGGCTGCTGATTTGGCTGAGGATGTGGCATAACAGGATGATAGATCCAGATGCCACCAAACAAGGACGTAATAATCACTAGAGCTTCTACAGTTTCTAACCTATATGAAAACTACGCTCGGAGTAGAAATGAACTGCAACGTTTCCCAGCCAACATAAACAATGCAAGCCCTCTGCTCTACATCATGTATGGTCTCCAAAAAACTCTACTTTACTATGTCTTGTCTGAAAGGCTATGTGGCCAATGCAAAAGTCCATATGAAGAGCTATTAACTTCTGGCTTGATTCGTGGAAGAATTGAGATTAGAGTTGACAGTATGAAGTTCTAATTAGATGGTCTCACACACATTCGTAGCGATTTCCTTCTCCACAATCTGCATACACTAACAGGGATATGATACTCATAAGAGAAGGTTTACAAAAATGTTAGGACTATTAGGGGTTGTTCTCTTTGTGTtccaatttttagttttcatttttgaattcatttttagttttatattttgagtatttgttttgagattactgaaaacgtattctttttgtttgtagCGTTTTC from Diospyros lotus cultivar Yz01 chromosome 6, ASM1463336v1, whole genome shotgun sequence encodes:
- the LOC127803869 gene encoding uncharacterized protein LOC127803869 isoform X1 codes for the protein MPHPQPNQQPRLNDMQMLQQHIMLKQLQELQRHQLQELGDQRQQNYFHQLSATNKQASRGQFLPPINGTPIHDSSQTFRVGNTGLMQHGASPAIQELQNGFYSEEQNQDLHSLSLLPRQLEVSLYGTPIARNNLSHLQGFSNDSIDVVSKASHNQMERPRMQKSDSSSSFLVENCNASSDQLSKPDGAFLTKQIFHGQNLAGEVPSQGFSSGTLPENFQQVNTQLRNTPACKSNGRQEQAGWPQHFTGDTTQKFERSQGVTTLDPLEQKILFNMDDSSWTASFGRTADMGSGGLQNTLEHAHYLGSFPSIQSGSWSALMQSAVAESSSTDTGLQEEWSGLSFQNTEVSTDNQPSSLVHSGKQQTSSVDNNVKSASSLSGKPQHLFSDTNMISGFPGFEQSGAQFSIKQKEGMLSDSSHESVQQSQPNQPFGRDQLIHTIQPLGNEWPSQNLEHSQSSGQEQSVSPFKNCHQPFNKLMGSKIDTRHAVLNVCDNENAVNKSCMVEMRGGVYEEKGPDGCMWITDKSNLASSITNSVGGLEQAKSGASITMVEKDLQLKNFAAFSNSVTTKVDQATSQHAPRHHQFNYLKHVANSVKNKGNEIVGDGKHHPSRTQVLATSYETASETYEEQQNFYQREKSSDVYHPNGSQLIVKEDEVRENMWTHESDSQHAARANQNSSGQGSQGLTSHEQGYFGQFNFVGDVSKNAVNLGKEHLPDTQRNLEAADRESCRENRGANVSAPFHESVGIHSSNLTCQTRQNMLELLHKVDHSGEQRAAARLSSTDSSPLLDVPEAETSEASMVKSYDHSSVSPHFGLRLAPPTQRLSNSNSFLLLQSSPQSANSTSSSPGGPLYLRNQFQRPFLLSAPVAIQSPQATLMGMPSRTPQFNHATPHGSSQQICINSFGQQLPILDAVPVSQPSLASSFSHQLGSSTRLPSVRTNLPTQLHLSGTEHDKNSKKGMVSLELGAGSLNPQVFDSGDEHLGKKSSQQQIPSEMVNQTLRSGGLFHEQEPLLQHVSEVSATGSGSLMVHSEKQNDTAWHPDKQMPTVSARDIEAFGRSLKPSNLHPSYSLFHQMRHPNNVATDPSRRISDNNRGMGSNPNVQQATSVAGHQMMYANNSTSKDVASRFNSFPTSDDKMLSFSSEVGDVQLVKDSPLPHLRDTPEEIITQGQSYSHSDSGCNDVALNSSEHSQISMQMAPSWFKHYSTLKMGHMLPMYDTRSGNNSSQQFPLQKPFENLHMNSSVVQVNVSGAGHVTSVWPITATTLAAGKLSPPCVLPPDVIGHNLSVTRSKKRKIAMPELLPWHKEVTQGSKRLQTISMAEVGWAQAANRIVEKLEEENDMVEEMQSCLKSKKRLVHTTQLMQQLFSPMEEAMLSADAVSNYESMAYASAKLALGDACNLISQSRSNSCLSSKCYDMMAKDPETSERFDEQHLSKLVEDLTAQTKRLEDDFVRLDKAASIVDIRVECLELEKFSIINRFARFHTRGQPRAAETSTSSGTTQAVMKPYPQKYVTAFPMPRAVPEGAKCLSL
- the LOC127803869 gene encoding uncharacterized protein LOC127803869 isoform X2, producing MPHPQPNQQPRLNDMQMLQQHIMLKQLQELQRHQLQELGDQRQQNYFHQLSATNKQASRGQFLPPINGTPIHDSSQTFRVGNTGLMQHGASPAIQELQNGFYSEEQNQDLHSLSLLPRQLEVSLYGTPIARNNLSHLQGFSNDSIDVVSKASHNQMERPRMQKSDSSSSFLVENCNASSDQLSKPDGAFLTKQIFHGQNLAGEVPSQGFSSGTLPENFQQVNTQLRNTPACKSNGRQEQAGWPQHFTGDTTQKFERSQGVTTLDPLEQKILFNMDDSSWTASFGRTADMGSGGLQNTLEHAHYLGSFPSIQSGSWSALMQSAVAESSSTDTGLQEEWSGLSFQNTEVSTDNQPSSLVHSGKQQTSSVDNNVKSASSLSGKPQHLFSDTNMISGFPGFEQSGAQFSIKQKEGMLSDSSHESVQQSQPNQPFGRDQLIHTIQPLGNEWPSQNLEHSQSSGQEQSVSPFKNCHQPFNKLMGSKIDTRHAVLNVCDNENAVNKSCMVEMRGGVYEEKGPDGCMWITDKSNLASSITNSVGGLEQAKSGASITMVEKDLQLKNFAAFSNSVTTKVDQATSQHAPRHHQFNYLKHVANSVKNKGNEIVGDGKHHPSRTQVLATSYETASETYEEQQNFYQREKSSDVYHPNGSQLIVKEDEVRENMWTHESDSQHAARANQNSSGQGSQGLTSHEQGYFGQFNFVGDVSKNAVNLGKEHLPDTQRNLEAADRESCRENRGANVSAPFHESVGIHSSNLTCQTRQNMLELLHKVDHSGEQRAAARLSSTDSSPLLDVPEAETSEASMVKSYDHSSVSPHFGLRLAPPTQRLSNSNSFLLLQSSPQSANSTSSSPGGPLYLRNQFQRPFLLSAPVAIQSPQATLMGMPSRTPQFNHATPHGSSQQICINSFGQQLPILDAVPVSQPSLASSFSHQLGSSTRLPSVRTNLPTQLHLSGTEHDKNSKKGMVSLELGAGSLNPQVFDSGDEHLGKKSSQQQIPSEMVNQTLRSGGLFHEQEPLLQHVSEVSATGSGSLMVHSEKQNDTAWHPDKQMPTVSARDIEAFGRSLKPSNLHPSYSLFHQMRHPNNVATDPSRRISDNNRGMGSNPNVQQATSVAGHQMMYANNSTSKDVASRFNSFPTSDDKMLSFSSEVGDVQLVKDSPLPHLRDTPEEIITQGQSYSHSDSGCNDVALNSSEHSQISMQMAPSWFKHYSTLKMGHMLPMYDTRSGNNSSQQFPLQKPFENLHMNSSVVQVNVSGAGHVTSVWPITATTLAAGKLSPPCVLPPDVIGHNLSVTRSKKRKIAMPELLPWHKEVTQGSKRLQTIRFYNFFFLAAWQK